The Streptococcus oralis region TTTAGCCTTCTGACAAAACTTCTTAAAAATGCCGTCCTGCAAGCCAAAGTTAATCTGTCCATCATTTACCAGGATTGGTCTCAACCCCTCTACAAAATCCGTATAATCATAGGAAGGGTGAAACTGTACAAATTCGATTTGGTCTTCGTTGCCACCCGTTAATTCTTTGGCAATTTCTTTAGCAAGATAAGTTTTTCCTGTACCAGGTGCACCACGGAGGATGAGGTTTTTGGATTTTCTTAATTTATCTAAATAATCGTTAATATTTTTATTCATAACAACTTTCTCTATATTTTTTCTGTATGTACCATTTAGAATGGATTTATATAAATTGATACGTTCTGAATTTCTATCCCAGTTGATGGTTTGTCTTGTACCTTTTTTACCTTGGTATTCCCATCCACCATCTACTTTCAACCAATTAACACCAATACAATGTTTAAACTCTGTTTTTGTTTCATCAAAGTAATATGTTTTCACACATTGTCCAATACCTAAAATTTTGTTAAATCCTGAGGTAGCTATTATATAATCATTTATTTTTATGTCATGCGCAAACTTCCAAATAAATAAATTTCTCTGCTTTCCTTGCTTCAATTCTTCAGGATTATTGTAATCTAAAATATTAGATAAATTAGAATCAAAATCTATACAAGCTATACTCTCTTCTTTAAATAAAGACCAAACTTTTCCACCTCCTCCTGCAACTATCATCCAATAATTTAATTTTTCTTCCATTTTGTAGCTCCATTTTCATATTATAGGCTAGTTAGTATTTAATATTTCAAAACCCTATTTCATATATAGAATATCATATCTATATAAAAAAGAAAAGAACTTCTAAAAAAAGCCCAGCGTTAGGAGCTTCAATGACTCTTAACACTAGACTTCTTTTTTTATCTTAGTAATACTCTCCCTGACGGTAGTCCCATGAGTTAAAGGTGTCTGACAGGTGCATCATGATTTTATCAATGTCAAGCCCTTTGCGGATAACGACTGGTGCTGGTGAGGTTGAACGTGCTCCACCTTGTTCTGGGATGAGTTTTCCGTCCTTATCGACCATAGACACCATCACACCTTGCTCGTAGCGAGTTTCGATTGTTTTGTCCGGTTGGATGGATGCCACATAGTCGTCTGCCTCGATGACAAGGTCCACTGCTCCTTCTATACGTTCTCCGATACCTTCCACCTTACCGCGGTTTCCTTTTCCAGATGGGTTAGCTGATGAGGCGTAGACCATTTTACCTTCTTCCCAAAGTTTGGCAGCCAGTTGTTCACCAGCTTTACCAAACTTGATGACAAAACAGCTAGTACCACGCACGTCAGTCATAAGTTCTTCACGGCCATCACCGTATGCTTTGAGTTTCTCAAAGGCTTCTGGTTTCCAAGGAAGGATACAACCTAGAAGAATGTCTTCGTCCCAATGTTTTTGGTAGAAGGCTTCAATTTCTGAGTTGAGTTGTGCTAAAGCGCGTAGCTCGTCCATGCTACCACAAAGTACAACACCTGGTTTGTTACGGTTACGCTCTTTAGCTTCAAATTTGCGTTCAAGACCTGCCTT contains the following coding sequences:
- a CDS encoding L-threonylcarbamoyladenylate synthase, translated to MTKHIQWNGTLSQEGYEILKGEGGCIVCPTKVGYIIMTSDKAGLERKFEAKERNRNKPGVVLCGSMDELRALAQLNSEIEAFYQKHWDEDILLGCILPWKPEAFEKLKAYGDGREELMTDVRGTSCFVIKFGKAGEQLAAKLWEEGKMVYASSANPSGKGNRGKVEGIGERIEGAVDLVIEADDYVASIQPDKTIETRYEQGVMVSMVDKDGKLIPEQGGARSTSPAPVVIRKGLDIDKIMMHLSDTFNSWDYRQGEYY